CGAGGTTGCGGGTGAGCTGCACCAGGGCTGCTTTGGTCATGCCGTAGACGGCGCCGGTGCGCAAGTGGGTAAGGCCCGCCACCGAAGAAATATTAACGATGCTGCCCCCACCGGATGCTGCCAGCAGCGGGTAAGCGCCCCGGCTTAGCTCAAACGCCGAATCAAGGTTGGTGGCCAGAATGTGGCGGTATTCTTCCTCGGAATACGCGGTGGTGGGCTTGCGGATGTTGGTGCCTACGTTGTTGACGAGGATGTGCAGCTGGGGCCACCGCTCAGCTACGGCCGCCAGCAGGGCCGCCCGTCCCGCCGCGGTGCTTACGTCGGCCGGCAGAGGGTGAGCCGATAGGCCCTGGGATTGCCAGGCGGCTACGCGCTGCTCCAGGTCGGGGGTGGTGCGGGCCACGGCCACTACCGTGGCGCCCAGGCGCAGCAGTTCCTCGGCTACGGCCGCCCCAATGCCTTTGGAGGCACCCGTTACCAAGGCTACGCGCCCGGTTAGTTGCCAGCGCTCAGCCAAGCTTGAAGAAACAGGAAAGGGCATGGGTGTACTGTGATATGCGGAATGTACAAAAGAGGCTGACGGCCTATTACGAAGCGAGTACGGCAATAAGCAAATTTATGCCACAACATCCTGACAAGCAGTGCTTAACGAAGGTCTATCGTTTATTCGGGTTTGATGAAAAAATGCTAACAATTCGGATGTTTTATGATAAAATATATTGCTGTTGGGTTAAGAAATTAAAAACATTTTAATTTGCGCCGGCCAGCTGCTCAGCTGAGGTATCTAGCTGAGCTTCTTGGCTTCGTTCAATTCTTCCCTAACCTTCCTTTCCACGCATGCTACACAAGTACTCTGCCGCCTGGCTTTTGCTGGGCGGACTGGCCGCTACGCACGTTTCCGCCCAGGATTTGTCGCGGGTGCAAACCCGAGACTTCAACGACAATGAGACGCCCTACCTGGTGCGGTTCCGCGGGGCCGGCGCAGCTTACAAGCTCAGCGAAGCCAGCCAGGTGCTGCGCGACCAGCTCAAGCTCACCACCGCCGACCAGCTGCGGCCGGCCCAAACTACCGCCGACCCGCTGGGCTACGTGCACGAGAAGTATCAGCAGTACTACAAAGGCATTCGGGTGGAGCACGCCAGCTACACCGCCCACGCCCGCCAAGGCGTGCTGGAAAGCATCAGCGGGCAGTTTGAGCGGGTGCAGAACCTGAACGTAACGCCGGCCCTGAGCACCGAAGCCGCCCTGAGCCGGGCCCTGGCCTTCGTGGGCGCCAAGCGCTACATGTGGCAGGACCCCGCCGCCGAAGCTGGCCTCCGGGCCCAGGAAAACAACCCCGCCGCCACCTACAAGCCCCAGGGCGAGCTAGTAATTGTGCGCAACCAGCGCACCAGCAACGCGCTGCTGGCCGGCAAGCCCACGCTGGCCTGGAAGTTCAACGTGTACGCCCAGGCGCCCGTGAGCCGGGCCTACATCTACGTGGATGCCCGCTCCGGCGAAGTAGTGCTGCAAGACCACATCATCAAGCACGCAGCGGCCACGGGCTCCTTTGCCACGGCCTACAGCGGCACCCAGTCGCTGGCCACCGACAGCTACAACGGCGGCTTCCGCCTGCGTGAGGCCACCCGCGGCCTGGGCATCGAAACCTACAACGCCAAGCAGGGCAGCAGCTACACGGCTTCCGTCGACTTCACCGACGCCGACAACAACTGGACGGCCGCGGAAGTCAACAACGCCAGCTTTGACAACGTGGCCGGCGACGCCCACTTCGGCGCCCAGTGCACCTACGACTACTGGAAGAACGTGCACGCCCGCAATTCCTTCGACAATGCCGGGGCTAAAATCAAGAGCTACGTGCACTTCGACGACACGCCCGGCGACGGTGTGGGCTACGAAAATGCCTTCTGGAATGGCTCGGTGATGACCTACGGCGACGGCGCCACCACCTTCAAGCCCCTGACGGCCATGGACGTGTGCGCCCACGAAATCGGGCACGCCATCTGCGAAAAAACCGCCAACCTGACCTACCAGAACGAGTCGGGCGCCATGAACGAGGGCTTCTCCGACATCTGGGGCGCCTGCGTGGAAGCCTACAGCATTGCCCGGTTCAGCCTCACGGGTAAGTCGCCGTGGCTGATTGGGGAGGAAATCAGAAAAAGTGGCGGCGCCCTGCGCTCCATGAGCAACCCCAACCAGTTTGGCCAGCCCGACACCTACAAAGGCACCAACTGGAAGCCCACGACCACCACGCCCACCCGCGCCAACGACTACGGCGGGGTGCACACCAACTCGGGCGTGCTCAACTTCTGGTTCTACCTGCTCAGCCAGGGCGGCTCCGGCACCAACGACATCGGCAATGCTTACTCAGTGGCCGGCATCGGCATTGACGCCGCCGCTAAAATTGCCTACCGCACCGAAAGCGTGTACCTGACGGCTTCTTCCACCTTCGCCAACGCCCGCGCCGGCGCTATTTCGGCGGCCACCGACCTGTACGGCGCCGGCTCCAGCCAGGTAACGGCCGTAACCAATGCCTGGTACGCCGTAGGCGTGGGGGCAGCAGCTGGTGGTGGGGGTACCACACCCACGCCAGCTACCTACTGTGCCTCCAAGGGCAACAACGTGGCCTACGAGTGGATTGACTACGTGAAGCTGGGCACCATCAGCCGCACCTCGGGCGCCGACGCCGGCTACTACAACGGCACGGCTACGTCTACGTCGGTAGCCGCTGGCTCGTCGCAGACCATCAGCTTCTCGGCCGGCTTCGCCTCCACGGCCTACACCGAGTACTGGAAGGTATACATCGACTACAACCAGGACGGCGACTTTACTGACTCCGGCGAAACGGTGGTGTCGGGCTCGTCGTCCAGCTCCGGCACGCTGTCGGCCACCTTCACGGTGCCCAGCACGGCCAAGAGCGGCGCCACCCGCCTGCGCGTGGTCATGAGCGACGCGTCGGCTACCACCAGCTGCAACGCCTACAGCTACGGCGAAACCGAAGACTACACGCTCACCATCACCGGCGGCACGCTCACGGCGCCAGTAGCCGGCATTACGTCGGGCTCGTCGTCGCTCAGCACGGAAGAAGTGAAATCCATAACGGTGTTCCCGAACCCGGCCGCCTCGGTGCTCAGCATTGCGCTGGGCAATAAGGCCGCCGTGCAGCAAGCCACCGTCACCGACCTGCGCGGCGCCACGGTGCGCGGTGCCCGGTTCGAGAACGGCCAGCTCTACGTAGGCGGCCTGGCCAAAGGCACCTATCTGCTCACGGTCAGCGACGGGCAGAAAACCTTCCACGAGCGGTTCGTGAAAGAGTAGCCTCGATGCTGAAGCAGTTCAGAAAATCACTAGGCCGTCATGCTGAGCCTGTCGAAGCATCTCTACCGCAGGCTAATTCTAATCAGTGAACAACAAAGCAGTAGAGATGCTTGCCTGCGGCGACCTTCGGTTCGGCTGCGCGGACGCCAGATGAAGCAGGACGATTCAGAGTGCTTCTAATGACTTCCCAGACAGCTTTACTTCTGGTTTTTAAAGAGGCCCGCCACTCCGGCGGGCCTCTTTTGTTGATAGAAGCCGCGAACCTGCCCTGCGCAACCCTGCGTCTCACCCCACGCAACCCTGCGAGAAAGGAAAGTCTCCGTCTAAAAACTACTTCACGAAATGAAACGCTGCCTGCTGTTCCTGTTTCTGCTCTACTCGTCCCTCGCCTGGGGGCAGGCCCCGGCTCCGCGCTACCGCAACCTGGTAATGGAGGGCGGCGGCATCCGGGGCATAGCCTACGGCGGGGCGCTGCTGGAGCTGGAGCAGCGGGGCGTGCTGGCCGGCATTGAGCGGGTGGGCGGCACGTCGGCCGGAGCCATTCAGGCGGCGCTGCTGGCAGTGGGCTACTCGGCTCAGGAAATCATTGAGGTAGTGAACCGCACACCCGTGCAGCGCCTCAACGACGGCCGCTACCTCTTCGTTGGGGGTGGCACCCGCTTGCTGCGGCAGTACGGCTGGTACCGCGGCGACCAATTCACCCGCTACCTAAGCGAGCTGGTAGCCCGCAAAACCGGCAACCCCAATCTCACGCTCGGCCAGCTGCACCAGCTAGCCACTCAGGGCCGGGGCCGCGACCTGTACGTAACCGGCACCAACCTGACCACCCAGCGCGTCCAGGTCTTCAGCCACGAAACCCACCCCGACCTGCGCGTGGCCGATGCCGTGCGCATCAGCATGAGCATACCGCTCTACTTCCGGGCCGTGCTGCTCGACGAGCAAGGCCACGTCGTGCACAAGCCCGCCCCCGGCCAAGCGGTGCAGGTGCTGGTAGACGGCGGCCTGCTCGCCAACTACCCCATCGACCTGTTTGACCACCCCCGCTACCTGCTCGCTGGTGGGGGTGAACAGCTTGTAACAACTTCTGTTGTAACAAAAAGAGAGGGAATACGAAAAGATGTAACAAGCCCGCTGCCCTCGGCCTCTTCCGTCTTCAACCCCGAAACCCTAGGCCTGCGCCTGGACCGCGCCGAGCAGATTGCCCTGGACACGGCCCGCACGGGCCGGCAGGCGCTGGCTCCGTACCAGATTCATGATTTCGGCTCTTACGTGGGCGCCCTCTACAACGTGGCCATCGAAAACCTGAACCCCGCCCGGCCCGAGGACTGGGCACGCACCATCAGTATCAGCACCTTGGGTTTCAACCCCCGAATCAAGCGCATCTCGGACGAGCAGAAGCAGCAGCTCCTCAGCAGCGGCCAGCAAGGCGTGCAAACGTTTTTTCGGGCGCAGTAAGTGGAATGTGAAGAATGTGCGGAATGTGGATGAATGTGTTTAGGCAGGCGGCTCAACTAGTTGGTCAAAACTCGTATACTTGCAGTGTCCTGACAGACAGCCGGTCTGCCAGCACAAACGGCGGCCAGAACTAAGGCCCTGACCGCCGCCATCCTACGGATGTCCGAGCCAGTGGCTGACCACGGCCCGGATTGCTCCCCCTAAGGCTGCTTTACACAGCTCCAGGGAAATGTGAAACCAACTGGTCTGGCCAGCACGTTTCACCTTCGTACGCACCTTACTCATTGCAGTAGAAGTTGAGGTGTTTCCGCACCCAATCTTCTGACCCCTCGGTTGTCTCACCAGCCGGGGGGTCGCCGTTTATAGGCAACCGTGTTGGCGGGGTGTTTACCGTACGTTGCGGCGAAGATAGGCGGCGAGAGAGGAGTTTGGGCGTAGAAACAAGCCGAGGAGCCGCAGCTGGGTAGGCGTTTTTTGTCCGATATTTGGGTGGAGGCAACCATCAGTCACACATGCAGCCATTACTTATTATTGTAGCCGTAGTGGCTGGCATTGTTGTTCTATCCTTCCCGTACTATTTGCACCTAGCTTCGCAACAGCCGCCAGCACCTGTAGCGAAGTTCTCCGCCAGCGCGTGGAATATTAGCCTGACGACTATTATGTCAACTGGGTTATCTGTAGGCAGCGGTGGAATGATGATAATCATTGCCCTGAAGCCGCCTGTTCGGTCCGATAACGTTGTAATGTGTGGGCTGTTAGCAATACTAATATGGCTGCCCTTACTGCTAACCTGGCGTCTGCACAGCAGCTACTGGCGTCATAGCCGGGCCACGGTGCTGCTGGCGCGGCCACTGGAAAAGAAGCTGGAATACTATGACGGAGCCGATTGGCTAACGGTGGATTTTGCCGATGTGGCCTGTATTATTCGTCACGTCAGTAAGTATCCAGGGCGAGGTCTATGGAGCGACTACTCGTATCAAGTGTGGCAATTGCGCAATGGGCAGCAAATATTGCTAACCAGCTTACACTGCTTCCCACTGGCGCCGGGAGAGTTGTTACCCAATACACCCCAGCAAGTAGAAGTGCACCGTATATGTTGGCTGCCGGAGTAGTTGGCCAGAAATTACGGGTTGTCAGCGTCAGTTGCGCCCCTAACGGTCGGTGGCCCTAACCAGCTCTGCTATCTTTGCCCACCTCCCACTCACCATTTCACTATCTCACCACCTCACCGCATGTACGCCACCCTCCAGCCCGATCTTCAGCAGCAGCTTCAGGAAATCGAAGCCGCAGGTCTTTATAAGAAAGAACGCATCATCACCTCGCCCCAGGGCGCCGAAATTGAAACCCGGGAGGCGGGCGAGGTGCTGAACTTCTGCGCCAACAACTACCTGGGATTATCGTCGCACCCGGAGGTGGTGAAGGCGGCCAAGGAAGCCATTGACACCCACGGCTACGGCATGTCGTCGGTGCGCTTTATCTGCGGCACCCAGGACATTCATAAGGAGCTGGAGCGCAAGCTGGCCGAGTTTCTGGGCACCGAAGACACCATCCTCTACGCCGCCGCCTTCGACGCCAACGGCGGGGTGTTTGAGCCCCTGTTCAACGAGCAGGACGCTATCATCTCCGATGCCCTCAACCACGCCTCCATCATCGACGGGGTGCGCCTGTGCAAGGCTCAGCGCTACCGCTACACCCACAACGACATGCAGGACCTGGAAAAGCAGCTCCAGGACGCCCAGGCTAAGGGCACCCGCCACCGCATCATCGTCACGGACGGCTCGTTCAGCATGGACGGCACCATTGCCCAGCTCGATAAAATCTGCGACCTGGCCGACAAGTACCAGGCCCTGGTGATGATTGACGAGTGCCACTCAATGGGCTTCCTGGGCAAAACGGGCCGCGGCACCCACGAGTACCGCGACGTCATGGGTCGCGTCGACATTATTACCGGTACCCTGGGCAAGGCCCTGGGCGGGGCTATGGGCGGCTTCACGAGTGGGCGCAAGGAAATCATCGACATGCTGCGCCAGCGCAGCCGGCC
This region of Hymenobacter sp. YIM 151500-1 genomic DNA includes:
- a CDS encoding M4 family metallopeptidase, which gives rise to MLHKYSAAWLLLGGLAATHVSAQDLSRVQTRDFNDNETPYLVRFRGAGAAYKLSEASQVLRDQLKLTTADQLRPAQTTADPLGYVHEKYQQYYKGIRVEHASYTAHARQGVLESISGQFERVQNLNVTPALSTEAALSRALAFVGAKRYMWQDPAAEAGLRAQENNPAATYKPQGELVIVRNQRTSNALLAGKPTLAWKFNVYAQAPVSRAYIYVDARSGEVVLQDHIIKHAAATGSFATAYSGTQSLATDSYNGGFRLREATRGLGIETYNAKQGSSYTASVDFTDADNNWTAAEVNNASFDNVAGDAHFGAQCTYDYWKNVHARNSFDNAGAKIKSYVHFDDTPGDGVGYENAFWNGSVMTYGDGATTFKPLTAMDVCAHEIGHAICEKTANLTYQNESGAMNEGFSDIWGACVEAYSIARFSLTGKSPWLIGEEIRKSGGALRSMSNPNQFGQPDTYKGTNWKPTTTTPTRANDYGGVHTNSGVLNFWFYLLSQGGSGTNDIGNAYSVAGIGIDAAAKIAYRTESVYLTASSTFANARAGAISAATDLYGAGSSQVTAVTNAWYAVGVGAAAGGGGTTPTPATYCASKGNNVAYEWIDYVKLGTISRTSGADAGYYNGTATSTSVAAGSSQTISFSAGFASTAYTEYWKVYIDYNQDGDFTDSGETVVSGSSSSSGTLSATFTVPSTAKSGATRLRVVMSDASATTSCNAYSYGETEDYTLTITGGTLTAPVAGITSGSSSLSTEEVKSITVFPNPAASVLSIALGNKAAVQQATVTDLRGATVRGARFENGQLYVGGLAKGTYLLTVSDGQKTFHERFVKE
- the kbl gene encoding glycine C-acetyltransferase yields the protein MYATLQPDLQQQLQEIEAAGLYKKERIITSPQGAEIETREAGEVLNFCANNYLGLSSHPEVVKAAKEAIDTHGYGMSSVRFICGTQDIHKELERKLAEFLGTEDTILYAAAFDANGGVFEPLFNEQDAIISDALNHASIIDGVRLCKAQRYRYTHNDMQDLEKQLQDAQAKGTRHRIIVTDGSFSMDGTIAQLDKICDLADKYQALVMIDECHSMGFLGKTGRGTHEYRDVMGRVDIITGTLGKALGGAMGGFTSGRKEIIDMLRQRSRPYLFSNTLAPAIVGASLRVLELLTETTELRDRLEENTKYFRQRMTEAGFDIRPGEHPIVPVMLYDAKLAQEFAAKMLDKGIYVVGFYYPVVPKGQARIRVQLSAAHTREHLDKAINAFIEVGRELGTLKDRSAAQPEAGQVVTNTP
- a CDS encoding SDR family oxidoreductase yields the protein MPFPVSSSLAERWQLTGRVALVTGASKGIGAAVAEELLRLGATVVAVARTTPDLEQRVAAWQSQGLSAHPLPADVSTAAGRAALLAAVAERWPQLHILVNNVGTNIRKPTTAYSEEEYRHILATNLDSAFELSRGAYPLLAASGGGSIVNISSVAGLTHLRTGAVYGMTKAALVQLTRNLAVEWAPASIRVNCVAPWYIRTPLAAGVLGNPEYLAQVLSRTPMQRIGEPEEVAAAVAFLCLPAAGYITGQTLSVDGGFSVNGF
- a CDS encoding patatin-like phospholipase family protein — its product is MKRCLLFLFLLYSSLAWGQAPAPRYRNLVMEGGGIRGIAYGGALLELEQRGVLAGIERVGGTSAGAIQAALLAVGYSAQEIIEVVNRTPVQRLNDGRYLFVGGGTRLLRQYGWYRGDQFTRYLSELVARKTGNPNLTLGQLHQLATQGRGRDLYVTGTNLTTQRVQVFSHETHPDLRVADAVRISMSIPLYFRAVLLDEQGHVVHKPAPGQAVQVLVDGGLLANYPIDLFDHPRYLLAGGGEQLVTTSVVTKREGIRKDVTSPLPSASSVFNPETLGLRLDRAEQIALDTARTGRQALAPYQIHDFGSYVGALYNVAIENLNPARPEDWARTISISTLGFNPRIKRISDEQKQQLLSSGQQGVQTFFRAQ